Proteins encoded together in one Canis aureus isolate CA01 chromosome 21, VMU_Caureus_v.1.0, whole genome shotgun sequence window:
- the POLR2G gene encoding DNA-directed RNA polymerase II subunit RPB7 isoform X1 produces MFYHISLEHEILLHPRYFGPNLLNTVKQKLFTEVEGTCTGKYGFVIAVTTIDNIGAGVIQPGRGFVLYPVKYKAIVFRPFKGEVVDAVVTQVNKVGLFTEIGPMSCFISRHSIPSEMEFDPNSNPPCYKTMDEDIVIQQDDEIRLKIVGTRVDKNDIFAIGSLMDDYLGLVS; encoded by the exons ATGTTCTATCAC ATCTCCCTGGAGCACGAGATCCTGCTGCACCCGCGCTATTTCGGCCCCAACCTGCTCAACACGGTCAAGCAGAAGCTCTTCACCGAGGTGGAGGGGACCTGCACCGGCAA GTATGGCTTTGTAATTGCTGTCACCACCATTGACAATATTGGTGCTGGTGTGATCCAGCCAGGCCGAGGGTTTGTCCTTTATCCAGTTAAGTACAAGGCCATTGTTTTCCGGCCCTTTAAAGGGGAGGTCGTGGATGCTGTTGTCACTCAAGTCAACAAG GTTGGACTTTTCACAGAAATTGGACCAATGTCCTGCTTCATTTCTCGACAT TCCATCCCATCAGAGATGGAGTTTGACCCCAACTCCAACCCACCATGTTATAAGACAATGGATGAG GACATTGTGATTCAGCAGGATGATGAGATCCGCTTGAAGATTGTGGGGACCCGTGTGGACAAGAATGACATT TTTGCTATTGGCTCTCTGATGGACGATTACTTGG GGCTTGTGAGCTGA
- the POLR2G gene encoding DNA-directed RNA polymerase II subunit RPB7 isoform X2 has product MFYHISLEHEILLHPRYFGPNLLNTVKQKLFTEVEGTCTGKYGFVIAVTTIDNIGAGVIQPGRGFVLYPVKYKAIVFRPFKGEVVDAVVTQVNKVGLFTEIGPMSCFISRHSIPSEMEFDPNSNPPCYKTMDEDIVIQQDDEIRLKIVGTRVDKNDIGL; this is encoded by the exons ATGTTCTATCAC ATCTCCCTGGAGCACGAGATCCTGCTGCACCCGCGCTATTTCGGCCCCAACCTGCTCAACACGGTCAAGCAGAAGCTCTTCACCGAGGTGGAGGGGACCTGCACCGGCAA GTATGGCTTTGTAATTGCTGTCACCACCATTGACAATATTGGTGCTGGTGTGATCCAGCCAGGCCGAGGGTTTGTCCTTTATCCAGTTAAGTACAAGGCCATTGTTTTCCGGCCCTTTAAAGGGGAGGTCGTGGATGCTGTTGTCACTCAAGTCAACAAG GTTGGACTTTTCACAGAAATTGGACCAATGTCCTGCTTCATTTCTCGACAT TCCATCCCATCAGAGATGGAGTTTGACCCCAACTCCAACCCACCATGTTATAAGACAATGGATGAG GACATTGTGATTCAGCAGGATGATGAGATCCGCTTGAAGATTGTGGGGACCCGTGTGGACAAGAATGACATT GGCTTGTGA
- the ZBTB3 gene encoding zinc finger and BTB domain-containing protein 3 — MEFPDHSQQLLQSLREQRSQGFLCDCTVMVGSTQFLAHRAVLASCSPFFQLFYKERELDKRDLVCIHNEIVTAPAFGLLLDFMYAGQLVLRGDTPVEDVLAAASYLHMNDIVKVCKRRLQARALAEADSTKKEEETNSQPPSLEFLSTSRGPQPSLASAETSGHWGKGEWKSPPAPSPTVCPPDEPPVPGGADTTQPGVEVDSPHLQAPPPPVADVSLASPSSSTETISANYFSSSLPAVSVEPLAPLDVGTESLRMVEPRGAGGPLPGFYPPAAAAAPVPAPAPAPAEAELVQVKVEAIVISDEEPDVSEEQPQGVEGLFPAGGAVYGGQPPQPETFEEPRAVGLEEVGPSDHFLPPDPHLPYHLLPGPGQYHRGLVTSPLPAPPALHEPLYLPSEYEATPGSFGVFTEDVPTCKTCGKTFSCSYTLRRHATVHTRERPYECRYCLRSYTQSGDLYRHIRKAHNEDLAKRSKPDPEAGPLLGVQPLHSSPTADKQNNSAGGPPKDFVLGPKN; from the coding sequence ATGGAGTTCCCAGACCACAGCCAGCAGCTGCTGCAGAGCCTGCGAGAGCAGCGATCCCAGGGTTTCCTTTGTGACTGCACCGTAATGGTGGGTAGCACCCAGTTCCTGGCCCATCGGGCCGTGCTCGCTTCCTGCAGCCCTTTCTTCCAGCTTTTCTACAAAGAGCGGGAACTGGACAAGAGGGATCTGGTGTGCATCCACAATGAGATTGTCACGGCCCCAGCCTTTGGTCTGCTTCTGGACTTTATGTATGCTGGCCAGCTGGTTCTGAGGGGGGACACCCCTGTGGAAGATGTGCTGGCAGCTGCCAGCTACTTGCACATGAATGACATCGTTAAAGTGTGTAAGCGGCGGCTGCAAGCCCGGGCCCTGGCAGAGGCAGACAGTaccaagaaggaggaggaaacaaACTCACAGCCCCCTAGTTTGGAGTTTTTGTCCACTTCCCGCGGCCCCCAGCCTTCGTTGGCATCTGCTGAGACATCAGGCCACTGGGGCAAAGGGGAATGGAAAAGCCCTCCAGCTCCCTCACCAACTGTCTGTCCTCCAGATGAGCCACCAGTGCCCGGTGGGGCTGACACTACGCAGCCTGGCGTGGAGGTTGACTCACCACATCTACAGGCACCTCCTCCACCAGTAGCTGATGTCTCTCTTGCCAGCCCCAGTAGCTCCACGGAGACCATCTCTGCAAACTACTTCTCTTCTAGCCTGCCAGCAGTTTCAGTGGAGCCACTGGCCCCCCTTGATGTGGGTACTGAGAGTCTGAGGATGGTAGAACCGAGGGGTGCTGGAGGACCATTGCCAGGCTTCTATCCTCCAGCTGCAGCAGcagccccagtcccagccccagccccagccccagcggaAGCTGAGCTGGTCCAGGTGAAAGTAGAAGCTATTGTGATTTCTgatgaggagcccgatgtgtcAGAGGAGCAGCCTCAGGGTGTCGAGGGACTATTCCCAGCCGGAGGAGCAGTGTATGGCGGACAGCCCCCTCAGCCAGAGACTTTCGAGGAGCCAAGAGCAGTGGGACTGGAAGAGGTGGGGCCAAGTGATCATTTCCTGCCCCCAGATCCTCACCTCCCCTACCACTTGCTGCCAGGTCCAGGGCAGTACCATCGAGGACTGGTGACATCGCCCCTGcctgctcccccagccctgcaTGAGCCACTTTACCTGCCTTCTGAATATGAAGCAACTCCAGGAAGTTTTGGGGTTTTTACTGAGGATGTGCCCACTTGCAAGACATGTGGGAAGACCTTCTCATGTTCTTACACACTAAGGCGACATGCCACAGTGCACACTCGCGAACGACCGTACGAGTGCCGCTACTGCCTGCGCAGCTACACACAGTCAGGGGACCTATATCGTCACATCCGCAAGGCTCACAATGAGGACCTGGCCAAACGCAGCAAACCAGATCCAGAGGCTGGCCCCCTTCTAGGTGTGCAGCCCCTGCATAGCTCCCCTACAGCAGACAAACAGAACAACAGCGCTGGAGGGCCACCCAAAGATTTTGTACTTGGCCCCAAAAACTGA
- the TTC9C gene encoding tetratricopeptide repeat protein 9C isoform X1 → MEKRLQEAQLYKEEGNQRYREGKYRDAVSRYHRALLQLRGLDPSLPSPIPNIGPQGPALTPEQEKILHTTQTDCYNNLAACLLQMEPVNYERVKEYSQKVLERQPNNAKALYRAGVAFFHLQDYDQAQHYLQAAVNRQPKDANVRRYLQLTQSELSSYHQKERQLYLGMFG, encoded by the exons ATGGAGAAGCGCCTGCAGGAGGCTCAGCTGTACAAGGAGGAAGGGAACCAGCGTTACCGAGAAGGGAAGTACCGAGATGCTGTAAGCAGGTACCATCGAGCGTTGCTTCAGCTGCGAGGTCTGGATCCAAGTCTGCCCTCCCCGATACCTAACATAGGACCTCAGGGCCCAGCCCTCACACCTGAACAAGAGAAAATACTGCACACTACCCAGACAGACTGCTACAACAATCTAGCTG CCTGTCTCCTTCAGATGGAGCCAGTAAACTACGAACGAGTGAAAGAATACAGTCAGAAAGTCCTGGAACGACAACCCAATAATGCGAAGGCCTTGTATCGGGCTGGCGTGGCCTTCTTTCATCTGCAGGACTATGACCAGGCTCAGCACTACCTCCAGGCAGCTGTCAACAGGCAGCCAAAAG ATGCCAATGTCCGGCGGTACCTCCAGCTAACACAGTCGGAACTCAGTAGCTACCATCAGAAAGAGAGGCAGCTCTACCTGGGCATGTTTGGTTAA
- the HNRNPUL2 gene encoding heterogeneous nuclear ribonucleoprotein U-like protein 2, which yields MEVKRLKVTELRSELQRRGLDSRGLKVDLAQRLQEALDAEMLEDEAGGGGAGPGGACKAEPRPVAASGGGPGGDEEDDEEEEEEDEEALLEDEDEEPPPAQASGQAAQPPPEPPEAAAMEAAAEPDASEKPAEEATAGSGGVNGGEEQGTGKGEEDEPEERSGDETPGSEAPGDKAAEEQGDDQDSEKSKPAGSDGERRGVKRQRDEKDEHGRAYYEFREEAYHSRSKSPPPPEEEAKEEEEDETLVNLDTYTSDLHFQVSKDRYGGQPLFSEKFPTLWSGARSTYGVTKGKVCFEAKVTQNLPMKEGCTEVSLLRVGWSVDFSHPQLGEDEFSYGFDGRGLKAENGQFEEFGQTFGENDVIGCFANFETEEIELSFSKNGEDLGVAFRINKESLADRALLPHVLCKNCVVELNFGQKEEPFFPPPEEFMFIHAVPVEERVRTAIPPKTIEECEVILMVGLPGSGKTQWALKYAKENPEKRYNVLGAEIVLNQMRMKGLEEPEMDPKSRDLLVQQASQCLSKLVQIASRTKRNFILDQCNVYNSGQRRKLLLFKTFSRKVVVVVPNEEDWKKRLELRKEVEGDDVPESIMLEMKANFSLPEKCDYMDEVTYGELEKEEAQPIVTKYKEEARKLLPPSEKRTNRRNNRNKRNRQNRSRGQGYVGGQRRGYDNRAYGQQYWGQSGNRGGYRNFYDRYRGDYDRFYGRDYEYNRYRDYYRQYNRDWQNYYYHHPQDRDRYYRNYYGYQGYR from the exons atgGAGGTGAAGCGGCTGAAAGTGACCGAGCTGCGGTCGGAGCTGCAGCGGCGGGGCCTGGACTCGCGCGGCCTCAAGGTAGATCTGGCGCAgcggctgcaggaggcgctagaCGCCGAGATGCTGGAGGACGAGGCCGGCGGTGGCGGGGCCGGGCCCGGCGGGGCCTGCAAGGCGGAGCCTCGGCCTGTGGCCGCGTCGGGCGGTGGCCCGGGCGGGGACGAGGAGGACgacgaagaggaggaggaggaggacgaggaggcgCTGCTTGAGGACGAGGACGAAGAGCCACCCCCTGCCCAGGCGTCGGGCCAGGCCGCGcagccgccgccggagcccccGGAGGCGGCAGCCATGGAGGCCGCGGCCGAGCCCGATGCTTCCGAGAAGCCGGCGGAGGAGGCCACGGCTGGGTCAGGTGGGGTAAATGGTGGCGAAGAGCAGGGCACCGGCAAGGGGGAGGAAGACGAGCCAGAGGAGCGGAGCGGGGATGAGACGCCGGGATCCGAGGCGCCGGGTGACAAGGCCGCAGAGGAACAGG GAGATGACCAAGATAGTGAAAAGTCAAAACCAGCAGGCTCAGATGGTGAGCGGCGGGGGGTAAAGAGACAGCGGGATGAGAAGGATGAACATGGCCGAGCTTACTATGAATTCCGAGAGGAGGCTTACCACAGCCG CTCAAAGTCTCCACCACCCCCTGAAGAAGAGgcaaaagaggaggaggaggatgaaacTCTTGTGAACCTGGACACGT ATACCTCGGATCTCCATTTTCAAGTGAGCAAAGACCGCTATGGAGGGCAGCCACTTTTCTCAGAGAAGTTTCCCACCCTTTGGTCTGGTGCAAGGAGTACTTACGGTGTGACAAAGGGGAAAGTCTGCTTTGAGGCCAAG GTAACCCAGAATCTCCCAATGAAAGAAGGCTGCACAGAGGTTTCTCTCCTTCGAGTTGGATGGTCGGTTGATTTTTCCCATCCACAGCTTG GTGAGGATGAATTCTCCTATGGTTTTGATGGACGAGGACTCAAGGCAGAGAATGGGCAATTTGAGGAATTTGGCCAGACTTTCGGGGAGAATGATGTCATTGGCTGCTTTGCT AATTTTGAGACCGAAGAAATAGAACTTTCCTTTTCCAAGAATGGAGAAGACCTAGGTGTGGCTTTCCGGATCAACAAGGAATCCCTGGCTGACCGGGCCCTCCTACCCCATGTCCTCTGCAAAAATTGTGTTGTAGAATTAAACTTTGGTCAGAAGGAGGAGCCCTTCTTCCCACCACCAGAAGAGTTCATGTTCATTCATGCTGTGCCTGTTGAGGAGCGCGTGCGCACTGCAATTCCTCCCAAGACCATAGAGGAGTGTGAG GTGATTCTGATGGTAGGACTGCCTGGATCTGGAAAGACCCAGTGGGCACTGAAATACGCAAAAGAAAATCCTGAGAAAAGATACAATGTCCTGGGAGCTGAGATTGTGCTCAATCAAATGAGG ATGAAGGGGCTTGAAGAGCCAGAGATGGACCCCAAAAGCAGAGACCTTTTAGTTCAGCAAGCCTCCCAGTGCCTTAGTAAGCTGGTCCAGATTGCTTCCCGGACAAAGAGGAACTTCATTCTTGATCAG TGTAACGTGTACAACTCTGGCCAACGACGGAAACTGTTGCTGTTTAAGACTTTCTCTCggaaagtggtggtggtggttcctAATGAGGAAGATTGGAAGAAGAGGCTGGAGTTGAgaaaggaggtggagggagatgaTGTGCCTGAGTCTATAATGCTGGAAATGAAAG CCAACTTCTCTCTGCCTGAAAAATGCGACTACATGGACGAGGTGACCTACGGGGAGCTGGAGAAAGAGGAAGCTCAGCCCATTGTCACCAAGTATAAGGAGGAGGCAAGAAAGCTGCTGCCCCCCTCTGAGAAGCGGACAAACCGCCGAAACAATCGAAACAAGCGCAACCGGCAGAACCGAAGCCGAGGTCAAGGCTACG TGGGCGGGCAGCGCCGAGGCTACGACAACCGGGCCTACGGGCAGCAGTACTGGGGGCAGTCTGGAAACAGAGGG GGTTACCGTAATTTCTACGATCGATACAGGGGAGACTATGATCGATTCTACGGGCGAGATTACGAGTACAACAGATACAGAGACTATTACAGACAATACAATCGGGAT TGGCAGAATTACTACTACCACCACCCCCAGGACAGAGACCGATACTACAGGAACTACTACGGTTACCAAGGGTATCGGTGA
- the TTC9C gene encoding tetratricopeptide repeat protein 9C isoform X2, with protein sequence MEKRLQEAQLYKEEGNQRYREGKYRDAVSRYHRALLQLRGLDPSLPSPIPNIGPQGPALTPEQEKILHTTQTDCYNNLAACLLQMEPVNYERVKEYSQKVLERQPNNAKALYRAGVAFFHLQDYDQAQHYLQAAVNRQPKGWQKLFLASSR encoded by the exons ATGGAGAAGCGCCTGCAGGAGGCTCAGCTGTACAAGGAGGAAGGGAACCAGCGTTACCGAGAAGGGAAGTACCGAGATGCTGTAAGCAGGTACCATCGAGCGTTGCTTCAGCTGCGAGGTCTGGATCCAAGTCTGCCCTCCCCGATACCTAACATAGGACCTCAGGGCCCAGCCCTCACACCTGAACAAGAGAAAATACTGCACACTACCCAGACAGACTGCTACAACAATCTAGCTG CCTGTCTCCTTCAGATGGAGCCAGTAAACTACGAACGAGTGAAAGAATACAGTCAGAAAGTCCTGGAACGACAACCCAATAATGCGAAGGCCTTGTATCGGGCTGGCGTGGCCTTCTTTCATCTGCAGGACTATGACCAGGCTCAGCACTACCTCCAGGCAGCTGTCAACAGGCAGCCAAAAG GCTGGCAGAAACTGTTCCTGGCGTCCAGCAGATAA